One window of the Chryseobacterium sp. CY350 genome contains the following:
- a CDS encoding RNA recognition motif domain-containing protein: MNIFVSNINYATKEYELHDLFAEFGDVSSAKIVTDRETGRSRGFGFVEMGDEEGAQAIEALNQKELNGKILNVSEAKPREEKPRRSFDNNRSGGGSYGNNRSGGNSGGGGYGGNNNRGGNGGGGSRW; the protein is encoded by the coding sequence ATGAACATTTTTGTTTCAAACATCAATTACGCAACTAAAGAATATGAGTTGCACGATTTATTCGCAGAATTTGGCGATGTATCATCTGCTAAAATTGTTACAGACAGAGAAACTGGTCGTTCTAGAGGTTTCGGTTTCGTAGAAATGGGTGACGAAGAAGGAGCTCAAGCTATCGAAGCTCTTAATCAAAAAGAACTTAACGGTAAGATTCTTAACGTGTCTGAGGCTAAGCCAAGAGAAGAAAAACCAAGAAGAAGTTTTGATAATAACAGAAGCGGAGGTGGAAGTTATGGTAACAACCGTTCAGGAGGTAATTCTGGAGGTGGTGGTTACGGAGGTAACAACAACCGTGGAGGTAACGGAGGCGGCGGAAGTCGTTGGTAA
- a CDS encoding phosphatase PAP2 family protein — translation MQEKQTSLLQIVSRIISDFFNPLVSLVIYFIYFSIQNYTFKEAFTHFLPILLITILPVIIWIVWNVKTGRYTNMDVSNRVQRKTLYIFIAVCIISYLTFNYIKNGFIDFVMLFILVLLFALQISNLYIKSSMHTAFNVFVAALFFAFDIEIGFAWLVIAVLVGVTRVILKRHTVKEVLTGAGIAILVSFVYLYCNNKYQRDDLPTEVIPVETTIK, via the coding sequence ATGCAAGAAAAGCAGACCTCTTTACTACAAATTGTTTCAAGAATAATTTCAGATTTTTTCAATCCTTTAGTATCTCTGGTTATTTATTTTATATATTTCAGTATTCAGAATTATACTTTCAAAGAGGCCTTCACTCATTTTTTACCAATTTTACTTATTACCATTCTCCCAGTCATCATCTGGATCGTTTGGAATGTAAAAACAGGTCGTTATACCAATATGGATGTTTCAAACAGAGTTCAGCGCAAGACACTTTATATTTTCATAGCAGTGTGCATTATTTCTTATTTAACATTTAACTACATAAAAAATGGTTTTATAGATTTCGTAATGCTGTTTATTTTAGTGCTTCTTTTTGCATTACAGATCAGTAATTTATATATCAAAAGCTCGATGCATACAGCATTTAATGTTTTTGTGGCAGCTTTATTTTTTGCATTCGATATAGAAATTGGCTTTGCCTGGCTGGTAATTGCCGTTCTGGTTGGGGTCACTAGAGTTATATTAAAAAGACACACGGTAAAAGAAGTACTTACAGGAGCAGGAATCGCTATTTTAGTTTCTTTTGTCTATCTTTATTGCAATAATAAATATCAGCGAGATGATCTGCCTACAGAAGTAATTCCTGTAGAAACGACCATTAAATAG
- a CDS encoding helix-turn-helix domain-containing protein: MKILIKNMVCERCISAVQNIFENVGVNIESINLGEVETATELLEQTLSEIEIMLEKIGFKIIKDPSQQLIESIKNLVILKIARLDTDENFLLSNFLSNALHKEYSTLSKVFSQNENITLEQYYILQRIEKVKELLFNNDFTLTEIAVHMGYKSVQHLSSQFKNSTGYTPTAFKKLKVLDRKSLDRL; this comes from the coding sequence ATGAAAATTCTCATAAAAAATATGGTTTGCGAACGATGTATTTCTGCCGTTCAAAATATTTTTGAGAATGTGGGAGTAAATATTGAGTCCATCAATTTAGGCGAAGTAGAAACTGCTACCGAACTTTTGGAACAAACCCTTTCTGAGATCGAAATAATGCTTGAAAAGATTGGTTTTAAAATCATTAAAGATCCTTCTCAACAACTTATTGAAAGTATAAAAAATCTGGTTATACTGAAAATCGCAAGACTGGATACTGACGAGAATTTCCTTCTCTCTAATTTCCTAAGTAACGCATTACACAAGGAATACAGTACATTATCTAAAGTTTTTTCGCAGAACGAAAACATCACTTTAGAGCAATATTATATTCTCCAAAGAATTGAAAAAGTAAAAGAACTTTTGTTCAATAATGATTTTACTCTGACAGAAATTGCAGTTCATATGGGCTACAAAAGTGTTCAGCATCTTTCATCACAATTCAAAAACAGCACAGGCTACACTCCTACTGCTTTTAAAAAACTAAAAGTTCTGGACAGAAAATCGCTTGATCGGCTTTGA
- a CDS encoding DUF6157 family protein, which produces MKYHTTNYINTFIEVAEDCPVSTSEIPPEKKIKTLANLQYEKLIQNPYQYSSDDIVFESYVIKNEISESEKFSEREKFFSRGQPCLRSSPLAKRYGFGFHHNEQGKVALYPVESGEYQKLIQNDSIKKVKAMRSKRK; this is translated from the coding sequence ATGAAATACCACACGACAAACTATATTAACACGTTTATAGAAGTTGCAGAAGACTGTCCTGTTTCCACAAGTGAGATTCCGCCAGAAAAAAAAATTAAAACGTTGGCCAATCTTCAATATGAGAAGCTCATTCAAAATCCGTATCAATATTCGTCAGATGACATTGTTTTTGAGTCTTATGTAATTAAAAATGAAATTTCTGAAAGTGAAAAGTTTAGCGAAAGAGAAAAGTTTTTTTCAAGAGGTCAACCTTGCCTTCGGTCTTCACCATTAGCAAAAAGATATGGTTTCGGATTTCATCACAATGAACAAGGTAAAGTAGCGTTATACCCTGTTGAAAGCGGAGAATATCAAAAATTGATTCAAAACGACTCGATTAAAAAAGTAAAAGCAATGCGATCCAAAAGGAAATAA
- a CDS encoding acyl-CoA thioesterase, translated as MNYHTRKWVKPEDLNPNQSLFGGKLLQWIDEEAALYAVIQLENKKVVTKYISEINFVSSAKQGDIIEIGIEVSAFGSTSLTLKCAVRNKMTHQTIITVERIVMVNLDEDGNPAPHGKTKVEFVKDRLNNSL; from the coding sequence ATGAACTATCATACTAGAAAATGGGTAAAACCCGAAGATTTAAATCCTAATCAGTCACTTTTCGGTGGAAAACTTTTGCAGTGGATCGACGAAGAAGCCGCTTTGTACGCAGTGATTCAGCTTGAAAACAAAAAAGTGGTCACGAAATATATTTCAGAGATCAATTTCGTAAGTTCAGCCAAACAAGGTGACATCATTGAAATTGGTATCGAAGTTTCAGCTTTCGGCTCAACTTCTCTAACTTTAAAGTGTGCGGTAAGAAATAAAATGACGCACCAAACCATTATTACAGTGGAGAGAATCGTAATGGTGAATCTTGATGAAGATGGAAATCCTGCGCCACACGGAAAAACAAAAGTTGAATTTGTGAAAGACCGACTGAATAATTCTCTATGA
- the pdhA gene encoding pyruvate dehydrogenase (acetyl-transferring) E1 component subunit alpha, whose translation MKEFSKEVYLKWYEDMTMWRRFEDKCRSLYLKQKIRGFLHLYNGQEAIPAGFTHAMDLTKDSMITAYRCHIHPMAMGVDPKRIMAELCGKATGTSGGMGGSMHIFSKEHRFYGGHGIVGGQIPLGAGIAFADKFFDRKAVNICFFGDGAARQGSLHETFNMAMNWKLPVVFVVENNQYAMGTSVKRTANHEDIYKLGLGYEMPCLAVDAMDPEKVAEAAYEAIERARRGDGPTFIEARTYRFRGHSMSDAEPYRSKDEVAIAKKDDPIELIKERILQNNWATEEELEATDNKSRDFVEECIEFMENSPYPTAEKIYEYVYAQENYPFLDKLEN comes from the coding sequence ATGAAAGAATTTTCTAAAGAGGTATACCTGAAGTGGTATGAAGATATGACAATGTGGAGAAGGTTTGAAGACAAATGCCGTTCTCTTTATTTAAAACAAAAAATCAGAGGTTTTTTACATTTGTACAACGGTCAGGAGGCAATTCCGGCTGGTTTTACGCATGCAATGGATTTAACTAAAGACAGCATGATCACTGCTTACAGATGTCACATTCATCCAATGGCAATGGGGGTAGACCCGAAAAGAATCATGGCAGAACTTTGTGGTAAAGCCACAGGTACTTCCGGAGGTATGGGAGGGTCTATGCACATTTTTAGTAAAGAACACAGGTTCTACGGAGGCCACGGTATCGTAGGAGGTCAGATTCCTTTGGGAGCAGGTATTGCTTTTGCAGATAAATTTTTCGACAGAAAAGCAGTTAACATCTGTTTCTTTGGCGATGGTGCTGCTAGACAAGGATCTCTTCATGAAACATTCAATATGGCAATGAACTGGAAACTTCCGGTTGTTTTTGTTGTTGAAAACAATCAGTACGCGATGGGAACGTCTGTAAAAAGAACTGCAAACCATGAAGATATCTATAAATTAGGTCTTGGTTACGAAATGCCTTGTCTTGCTGTAGATGCGATGGATCCTGAGAAAGTTGCTGAAGCTGCTTACGAAGCTATTGAAAGAGCCAGAAGAGGAGACGGACCAACTTTTATCGAAGCAAGAACCTATCGTTTCAGAGGCCACTCTATGTCTGATGCTGAACCATACAGATCTAAGGATGAAGTTGCTATTGCGAAAAAAGATGATCCGATCGAATTGATTAAAGAGAGAATCTTGCAAAATAATTGGGCAACTGAAGAAGAACTAGAAGCTACAGACAACAAATCGAGAGATTTCGTAGAAGAGTGCATCGAGTTTATGGAAAATTCTCCTTACCCGACTGCAGAGAAAATCTATGAGTATGTTTACGCTCAGGAAAACTATCCGTTCTTAGATAAATTAGAAAATTAA
- a CDS encoding BlaI/MecI/CopY family transcriptional regulator, with protein sequence MKINHLTSAEENLMKLFWDLNSFYLKDVMEKHQEPKPHQNTVSTYLKILVEKGYLSTQKEGRIFKYTVVVPFDEYKKFILRDLTQNFFNNSGKEILEFLFKENLVSQNDLKEYFDLKIEMKPVKVKTPTLEYAEEILNPKKDKKNKDKKKKKKKD encoded by the coding sequence ATGAAAATAAATCATCTTACATCGGCAGAAGAAAATTTAATGAAACTCTTTTGGGACTTAAATTCTTTTTATCTAAAAGATGTTATGGAAAAACATCAGGAGCCGAAACCACATCAGAATACGGTTTCCACGTACTTGAAAATACTGGTTGAAAAAGGCTATTTATCTACACAGAAGGAAGGCCGGATTTTTAAATATACCGTTGTTGTTCCGTTTGATGAATATAAAAAGTTTATACTGAGAGACCTCACGCAGAATTTTTTCAACAATTCGGGTAAAGAAATTTTAGAATTTTTATTTAAAGAGAATTTGGTTTCTCAAAATGATCTTAAAGAATATTTTGATCTTAAAATTGAGATGAAACCTGTGAAAGTAAAAACTCCTACATTAGAATACGCAGAAGAAATCCTGAACCCCAAAAAGGATAAAAAAAATAAAGATAAGAAAAAGAAGAAGAAAAAAGACTGA